A window of the Sandaracinaceae bacterium genome harbors these coding sequences:
- a CDS encoding dihydroneopterin aldolase, whose amino-acid sequence MTPGTQLDTIRIRGLHVECVVGVYPHEREASQPLHVDLDLVLDTEVAAESERVRDTVHYAAAAAQVVFLLKSCHFRLLETAAHVIARYLLAPPSPDEQRALVQRVRVQLTKPGALRGFADPSVEIERSQGWATFVQEQKPWGTVDIIHETRDAGIYRLNIQPGGEIPLHVHRVMRESEMVLTSGLHCQRAPVPPGTVHRWPRGAAHVYHNPTERWQTILCVDSPAFIPEDECPVSGEPADVPPEPPWGPYAGVGG is encoded by the coding sequence GTGACGCCCGGGACCCAGCTGGACACCATCCGCATCCGCGGCCTGCACGTCGAGTGCGTCGTGGGTGTGTACCCGCACGAGCGCGAAGCCAGCCAGCCCCTGCACGTGGACCTGGACCTGGTGCTGGACACCGAGGTGGCCGCCGAGAGCGAGCGCGTGCGCGACACCGTGCACTACGCGGCCGCCGCCGCGCAGGTGGTGTTCCTGCTGAAGAGCTGCCACTTCCGCCTGCTGGAGACGGCCGCGCACGTCATCGCGCGCTACCTGCTGGCGCCACCCTCGCCAGACGAACAGCGCGCGCTCGTGCAGCGTGTGCGCGTGCAGCTCACCAAGCCGGGCGCGCTGCGAGGCTTCGCGGACCCCTCGGTGGAGATCGAGCGCAGCCAGGGCTGGGCCACCTTCGTGCAGGAGCAGAAGCCGTGGGGCACCGTGGACATCATCCACGAGACGCGCGACGCCGGCATCTACCGCCTGAACATCCAGCCGGGCGGCGAGATCCCGCTGCACGTGCACCGCGTCATGCGCGAGAGCGAGATGGTGCTCACCAGCGGGCTGCACTGCCAGCGCGCGCCCGTCCCTCCTGGCACGGTGCACCGTTGGCCGCGCGGCGCGGCGCACGTCTATCACAACCCCACCGAGCGCTGGCAGACCATCCTGTGCGTGGACTCGCCCGCGTTCATCCCCGAAGACGAGTGTCCCGTGAGCGGCGAACCCGCCGACGTACCCCCCGAGCCCCCCTGGGGCCCCTACGCAGGAGTTGGCGGATGA
- a CDS encoding SDR family oxidoreductase, with protein MRVSSGRVLVTGASRGIGRAVVAHLVECGARIAAVGRDEEALMQVARISSRQVTAVVGDLAREHERELLVGHAAEALGGLDGVVHCAGLVKYEPVGTMTPQALEMMWRVNQLAPTLLSQEAARIMVQQGHGGSIVTVSSTLAERPAPSTVGYAGTKAALEATTRGLAKELAARSIRVNAVAPGVVDTDMVRQPRVAPGTQVPVGAERDRMVAEQLEALAYLHPLGRLGNAAEVAELIVQVLDAEWMTGSVVTLDGGLSL; from the coding sequence ATGAGAGTGAGCAGCGGGCGAGTGTTGGTCACAGGGGCGAGCCGTGGCATCGGGCGCGCCGTCGTGGCGCACCTGGTGGAGTGCGGCGCGCGCATCGCTGCGGTCGGGCGCGACGAAGAGGCGCTCATGCAGGTGGCGCGCATCTCGTCGCGGCAGGTCACGGCCGTGGTGGGCGACCTCGCGCGCGAGCACGAACGTGAGCTCCTGGTCGGGCACGCGGCCGAAGCCCTCGGCGGGCTCGACGGCGTGGTGCACTGCGCGGGCCTGGTCAAGTACGAGCCCGTGGGCACCATGACGCCGCAGGCCCTCGAGATGATGTGGCGCGTGAACCAGCTGGCGCCGACCCTGCTCAGCCAGGAGGCCGCGCGCATCATGGTGCAGCAGGGCCACGGCGGCTCCATCGTGACCGTGAGCAGCACGCTCGCCGAGCGCCCCGCGCCCTCGACCGTGGGCTACGCGGGCACGAAGGCCGCGCTCGAGGCGACCACGCGCGGTTTGGCGAAGGAGCTCGCCGCGCGCTCGATCCGCGTCAACGCGGTGGCCCCAGGGGTCGTCGACACGGACATGGTGCGTCAGCCGCGTGTCGCGCCGGGCACGCAGGTGCCGGTCGGGGCCGAGCGGGACCGCATGGTGGCCGAGCAGCTGGAGGCGCTGGCCTACCTGCACCCGCTCGGCCGGCTCGGGAACGCGGCCGAGGTGGCCGAGCTCATCGTGCAGGTCCTCGACGCCGAGTGGATGACCGGCAGCGTGGTCACGCTCGACGGCGGCCTGAGCCTCTGA
- a CDS encoding DUF3419 family protein — MSMDTFFQQIVYSAANEDPESERRALRLGPTDRVLCITGSGARPLDLLIDGPERIVAVDFNVRQNHLLELKMAAIAQFERDECLSFLGVTPGTQRMAQFAALEERLSDAARAYWRSEPAALEGGVMYCGVWESYMRKVKRVMPRRKLLQQLITAKDLETQRALYARWNNWVWAAGMKPLGWRWVWKTVLKEPGIEFVPESVSVSDHLMASFERAATERLLWTNPYIQLMFGDGYHEEAMPLHLQPGHYEALRGRLDRIELVHAPLVTHLAEHEGAYTAFSVSDFSSYADPTMYRSVWEALLHAAAPGARVCERFFLVRYEPHTLFPGAIERDGELERQLQEDDHTYIYSFNCATVLKAGVSA, encoded by the coding sequence ATGAGCATGGACACCTTCTTCCAGCAGATCGTCTACTCGGCCGCCAACGAGGATCCGGAGTCCGAGCGCCGAGCGCTGCGGCTCGGTCCGACCGACCGCGTCCTGTGCATCACGGGCAGCGGGGCGCGCCCGCTCGATCTCCTGATCGACGGTCCAGAGCGCATCGTCGCCGTGGACTTCAACGTGCGGCAGAACCACCTGCTCGAGCTGAAGATGGCGGCCATCGCGCAGTTCGAGCGCGACGAGTGTCTGTCGTTCCTGGGCGTGACGCCGGGCACGCAGCGCATGGCCCAGTTCGCTGCCCTCGAGGAGCGCCTCTCCGACGCCGCCCGCGCGTACTGGCGGTCCGAGCCCGCTGCGCTCGAGGGGGGCGTGATGTACTGCGGCGTCTGGGAGAGCTACATGCGCAAGGTGAAGCGCGTGATGCCGCGCCGGAAGCTGCTGCAGCAGCTCATCACCGCCAAGGATCTCGAGACCCAGCGGGCGCTCTACGCGCGCTGGAACAACTGGGTGTGGGCGGCTGGGATGAAGCCCCTCGGGTGGCGCTGGGTGTGGAAGACCGTGCTCAAGGAGCCCGGGATCGAGTTCGTGCCCGAGTCGGTCTCGGTCTCCGACCACCTCATGGCGAGCTTCGAGCGCGCCGCCACGGAGCGGCTGCTGTGGACCAACCCCTACATCCAGCTGATGTTCGGCGACGGCTACCACGAGGAGGCGATGCCCCTGCACCTGCAGCCGGGCCACTACGAGGCTCTCCGCGGGCGCCTCGACCGTATCGAGCTGGTGCACGCACCCTTGGTGACCCACCTGGCCGAGCACGAAGGCGCCTACACGGCGTTCTCCGTGTCCGACTTCTCGTCCTACGCCGACCCCACGATGTACCGCTCGGTGTGGGAGGCGCTGCTGCACGCCGCCGCTCCCGGCGCGCGTGTGTGCGAGCGCTTCTTCCTGGTGCGCTACGAACCGCACACGCTGTTCCCGGGGGCCATCGAGCGCGATGGGGAGCTCGAGCGACAGCTTCAGGAGGACGACCACACGTACATCTACTCCTTCAACTGCGCGACGGTGCTGAAGGCCGGCGTCTCCGCGTAG
- a CDS encoding FAD-dependent oxidoreductase, which yields MSDGREPEAREAAPPLRVAIVGGGPSGWGAAEALSHRRWGGAFEVTVFERNAYFGGKCHTVFPDGTPCNGAPGGYELGAGVLSKDSWSTADLEALLARHGIAYCDAAEPQRAKYRFYSGGTPVTGRTWARLLVLRPWLLLLGLLDFLRFRLGLFRYSRRPTLDYAGRPPALHRPFSSVHTSTLNRAVSFGMQAFGYADTSAPGLTAPLLYYHQYARPDVLWNPVYRLERGMQGIWWRVASAYPAARARLHAEVLRVERHEGSVTVETATSRETFDHLVIAVPLRPQLPFLDATEDERALLAKVRCNHYVTVLCRVAGLTDIAHVVVDNAVEPQRLGGVVFAYKRYPDSDWVTLNLYADPAHERTDAEILDVVERDLTRELNATMVDRASASVHHHPDYFPHLAPEDLAAGWYEHFEQRVQGQRRTLWVSSGLHMETVGSSVQYATAKVNALAPIWLREAQRERYAETPAFSTVAQLKE from the coding sequence ATGAGCGACGGGCGTGAGCCGGAAGCGCGCGAAGCGGCCCCGCCCCTGCGCGTCGCCATCGTCGGCGGCGGCCCGTCCGGGTGGGGAGCCGCAGAGGCCCTCTCGCACCGGCGCTGGGGCGGTGCGTTCGAGGTCACGGTGTTCGAGCGCAACGCCTACTTCGGCGGCAAGTGCCACACGGTGTTCCCCGACGGTACACCCTGCAACGGCGCACCGGGCGGCTACGAGCTCGGCGCCGGGGTGCTTTCCAAGGACAGCTGGAGCACCGCGGACCTCGAGGCCCTGCTCGCTCGCCACGGCATCGCGTACTGTGACGCCGCCGAGCCCCAGCGCGCGAAGTACCGCTTCTACAGCGGAGGCACGCCCGTGACGGGCCGCACGTGGGCGCGTCTGCTGGTCCTCCGGCCGTGGCTTCTCCTGCTCGGGCTGCTCGACTTTCTGCGCTTTCGACTCGGCCTGTTCCGGTACTCGCGGCGCCCCACCCTGGACTACGCCGGGCGCCCCCCAGCCCTGCACCGGCCGTTCAGCAGCGTCCACACGAGCACCCTCAACCGCGCCGTGAGCTTCGGCATGCAGGCCTTCGGGTACGCGGACACGAGCGCCCCGGGCCTGACCGCGCCGCTGCTGTACTACCACCAATACGCGCGCCCCGACGTGCTGTGGAACCCCGTCTACCGCCTCGAGCGCGGCATGCAGGGCATCTGGTGGCGGGTCGCGAGCGCGTATCCTGCAGCGCGCGCACGGCTCCACGCGGAGGTGCTGCGCGTCGAGCGGCACGAGGGGTCCGTGACGGTCGAGACGGCGACCTCGCGGGAGACCTTCGACCACCTCGTGATCGCGGTGCCGCTGCGCCCGCAGCTGCCCTTCCTGGACGCGACCGAAGACGAACGCGCGCTGCTCGCGAAGGTGCGCTGCAATCACTACGTCACCGTGCTGTGCCGCGTCGCCGGGCTGACGGACATCGCGCACGTCGTGGTGGACAACGCGGTGGAACCGCAGCGCCTCGGGGGGGTGGTGTTCGCCTACAAGCGTTACCCCGACTCGGACTGGGTGACGCTGAACCTCTACGCCGACCCCGCGCACGAGCGCACGGACGCCGAGATCCTGGACGTCGTCGAGCGCGACCTCACGCGCGAGCTGAACGCCACCATGGTGGACCGGGCGAGCGCCAGCGTGCACCACCACCCCGACTACTTCCCGCACCTCGCGCCCGAAGACCTCGCCGCGGGCTGGTACGAGCACTTCGAGCAGCGTGTTCAGGGGCAGCGACGCACGCTGTGGGTGAGCAGCGGCCTGCACATGGAGACCGTCGGCTCCTCCGTCCAGTACGCGACGGCCAAGGTGAACGCGCTCGCGCCCATCTGGCTACGCGAGGCCCAGCGAGAACGCTACGCGGAGACGCCGGCCTTCAGCACCGTCGCGCAGTTGAAGGAGTAG